The Neobacillus sp. OS1-2 genome includes a window with the following:
- a CDS encoding YolD-like family protein, whose translation MIRDRGRIKWTSMMLPEHVKLLRDWVKEDGYEQKREMDEQQLELMNETLSEAIEFDQFVTITHYQNRNYEIVIGKIHYWDELTQRLHVIDRFEEVHRIPTNAIADIRMTDA comes from the coding sequence ATGATTCGCGACCGTGGGAGAATCAAATGGACGTCAATGATGCTTCCTGAACATGTGAAATTGCTCAGGGATTGGGTAAAAGAAGATGGATACGAACAGAAACGAGAAATGGATGAGCAACAGCTGGAACTCATGAACGAAACCTTATCTGAGGCAATTGAGTTCGATCAATTCGTTACGATTACTCATTATCAAAATCGAAATTATGAAATTGTAATTGGAAAAATTCATTACTGGGATGAACTAACACAAAGGCTTCATGTCATAGATCGCTTTGAAGAGGTGCACCGGATTCCAACTAATGCAATT